A single window of Malus sylvestris chromosome 5, drMalSylv7.2, whole genome shotgun sequence DNA harbors:
- the LOC126621835 gene encoding protein DETOXIFICATION 40-like isoform X2, translated as MEYSSDSDLSEPMLVPKTSSLQQIVSSELEDTLNNTDLSNFQRLRTATWLETKILYRLAAPAVVVYLLNNVISMSTQIFCGHLGNLELAASSLGNTGIQVFAYGLMLGMGSAVETLCGQAYGAHKYEMLGIYMQRSTILLLATGIPLMIVYIFSKPLLLALGESASISAAAAVFVYGLIPQIFAYACNFPIQKFLQAQSIVFPSAYISAGALVVHIVLSWVVVYKLDWGLLGAALLLSFSWWIIVVAQFVYIVWTPRCKRTWRGFSIRAFSGLWRFLKLSAASAVMLCLETWYYQIIVLIAGLLQDAEIALDSLSICMTITGWVFMVSVGFNAAASVRVGNELGAGHPKAAAFAVVMVTSSSFLISVVCAIIVLALRDVISYIFTEGETVSNAVSELSPYLAISIILNGIQPVLSGVAVGCGWQAFVAYVNVGCYYIVGIPLGCLLGFKFDFGAQVEKVRNRLDNWEDKKERSHEDLPIN; from the exons atggagtacTCAAGTGATAGTGATCTCTCTGAGCCCATGTTAGTTCCCAAAACATCTTCATTACAGCAGATAGTAAGCTCGGAACTGGAAGACACACTGAACAACACTGACCTCTCAAACTTCCAGCGTCTCCGAACGGCCACGTGGCTCGAGACGAAGATCCTGTATCGCCTGGCAGCTCCGGCGGTGGTGGTTTACTTGCTCAACAATGTTATATCCATGTCCACCCAAATCTTCTGTGGTCATCTTGGCAATCTTGAACTTGCTGCCTCATCTCTTGGCAACACTGGGATTCAAGTTTTCGCCTATGGCCTCATG CTTGGTATGGGTAGTGCAGTGGAAACTCTATGTGGTCAAGCCTATGGAGCACATAAATATGAAATGCTGGGCATATACATGCAGAGATCAACAATCCTCCTCCTGGCAACTGGGATCCCACTTATGATAGTTTACATATTCTCCAAGCCCCTCTTGCTAGCCCTAGGTGAATCAGCCTCCATCTCAGCCGCAGCCGCGGTTTTCGTATACGGTCTGATCCCTCAAATATTTGCCTACGCTTGCAATTTCCCCATACAAAAATTCCTCCAAGCCCAGAGCATAGTGTTCCCTAGTGCCTACATCTCAGCAGGTGCACTTGTGGTGCACATAGTGTTAAGCTGGGTGGTGGTGTACAAACTGGATTGGGGTTTGCTGGGTGCGGCGTTGCTGCTGAGTTTTTCATGGTGGATTATAGTGGTGGCACAGTTTGTGTACATTGTTTGGACTCCAAGGTGCAAGCGTACATGGAGAGGTTTTAGCATTAGGGCATTTTCCGGTCTTTGGAGATTTTTGAAGTTGTCTGCAGCATCGGCCGTAATGTTATGCCTTGAGACTTGGTATTATCAAATTATAGTTTTGATTGCTGGGTTGCTTCAAGATGCTGAAATTGCCTTGGACTCCCTCTCTATCTG CATGACCATAACTGGATGGGTGTTCATGGTTTCTGTGGGGTTCAATGCTGCTGCAAG TGTGAGGGTCGGGAATGAGCTTGGGGCTGGGCATCCAAAAGCGGCTGCATTTGCAGTTGTGATGGTAACTTCAAGCTCCTTCCTCATCTCGGTGGTCTGTGCCATAATTGTACTTGCATTGCGAGATGTCATAAGTTACATTTTCACTGAGGGGGAAACAGTCTCTAATGCAGTCTCAGaactttctccttatcttgcaatATCTATCATTCTTAATGGTATTCAACCTGTTTTGTCAG GGGTGGCTGTTGGGTGTGGATGGCAAGCATTTGTGGCATATGTTAACGTGGGATGCTACTACATCGTTGGCATTCCATTGGGTTGCCTTCTTGGCTTCAAGTTCGACTTTGGAGCTCAG GTTGAAAAGGTAAGGAATCGTTTGGACAATTGGGAAGACAAAAAGGAGCGTTCTCATGAGGATCTTCCGATTAATTAG
- the LOC126621835 gene encoding protein DETOXIFICATION 40-like isoform X1 produces the protein MEYSSDSDLSEPMLVPKTSSLQQIVSSELEDTLNNTDLSNFQRLRTATWLETKILYRLAAPAVVVYLLNNVISMSTQIFCGHLGNLELAASSLGNTGIQVFAYGLMLGMGSAVETLCGQAYGAHKYEMLGIYMQRSTILLLATGIPLMIVYIFSKPLLLALGESASISAAAAVFVYGLIPQIFAYACNFPIQKFLQAQSIVFPSAYISAGALVVHIVLSWVVVYKLDWGLLGAALLLSFSWWIIVVAQFVYIVWTPRCKRTWRGFSIRAFSGLWRFLKLSAASAVMLCLETWYYQIIVLIAGLLQDAEIALDSLSICMTITGWVFMVSVGFNAAASVRVGNELGAGHPKAAAFAVVMVTSSSFLISVVCAIIVLALRDVISYIFTEGETVSNAVSELSPYLAISIILNGIQPVLSGVAVGCGWQAFVAYVNVGCYYIVGIPLGCLLGFKFDFGAQGIWGGMIGGTFIQTVILIWVTFRTDWNKEVEKVRNRLDNWEDKKERSHEDLPIN, from the exons atggagtacTCAAGTGATAGTGATCTCTCTGAGCCCATGTTAGTTCCCAAAACATCTTCATTACAGCAGATAGTAAGCTCGGAACTGGAAGACACACTGAACAACACTGACCTCTCAAACTTCCAGCGTCTCCGAACGGCCACGTGGCTCGAGACGAAGATCCTGTATCGCCTGGCAGCTCCGGCGGTGGTGGTTTACTTGCTCAACAATGTTATATCCATGTCCACCCAAATCTTCTGTGGTCATCTTGGCAATCTTGAACTTGCTGCCTCATCTCTTGGCAACACTGGGATTCAAGTTTTCGCCTATGGCCTCATG CTTGGTATGGGTAGTGCAGTGGAAACTCTATGTGGTCAAGCCTATGGAGCACATAAATATGAAATGCTGGGCATATACATGCAGAGATCAACAATCCTCCTCCTGGCAACTGGGATCCCACTTATGATAGTTTACATATTCTCCAAGCCCCTCTTGCTAGCCCTAGGTGAATCAGCCTCCATCTCAGCCGCAGCCGCGGTTTTCGTATACGGTCTGATCCCTCAAATATTTGCCTACGCTTGCAATTTCCCCATACAAAAATTCCTCCAAGCCCAGAGCATAGTGTTCCCTAGTGCCTACATCTCAGCAGGTGCACTTGTGGTGCACATAGTGTTAAGCTGGGTGGTGGTGTACAAACTGGATTGGGGTTTGCTGGGTGCGGCGTTGCTGCTGAGTTTTTCATGGTGGATTATAGTGGTGGCACAGTTTGTGTACATTGTTTGGACTCCAAGGTGCAAGCGTACATGGAGAGGTTTTAGCATTAGGGCATTTTCCGGTCTTTGGAGATTTTTGAAGTTGTCTGCAGCATCGGCCGTAATGTTATGCCTTGAGACTTGGTATTATCAAATTATAGTTTTGATTGCTGGGTTGCTTCAAGATGCTGAAATTGCCTTGGACTCCCTCTCTATCTG CATGACCATAACTGGATGGGTGTTCATGGTTTCTGTGGGGTTCAATGCTGCTGCAAG TGTGAGGGTCGGGAATGAGCTTGGGGCTGGGCATCCAAAAGCGGCTGCATTTGCAGTTGTGATGGTAACTTCAAGCTCCTTCCTCATCTCGGTGGTCTGTGCCATAATTGTACTTGCATTGCGAGATGTCATAAGTTACATTTTCACTGAGGGGGAAACAGTCTCTAATGCAGTCTCAGaactttctccttatcttgcaatATCTATCATTCTTAATGGTATTCAACCTGTTTTGTCAG GGGTGGCTGTTGGGTGTGGATGGCAAGCATTTGTGGCATATGTTAACGTGGGATGCTACTACATCGTTGGCATTCCATTGGGTTGCCTTCTTGGCTTCAAGTTCGACTTTGGAGCTCAG GGAATATGGGGTGGGATGATAGGAGGTACTTTTATACAGACTGTTATCTTAATATGGGTCACATTTCGGACTGATTGGAACAAAGAG GTTGAAAAGGTAAGGAATCGTTTGGACAATTGGGAAGACAAAAAGGAGCGTTCTCATGAGGATCTTCCGATTAATTAG
- the LOC126621835 gene encoding protein DETOXIFICATION 40-like isoform X3: protein MGSAVETLCGQAYGAHKYEMLGIYMQRSTILLLATGIPLMIVYIFSKPLLLALGESASISAAAAVFVYGLIPQIFAYACNFPIQKFLQAQSIVFPSAYISAGALVVHIVLSWVVVYKLDWGLLGAALLLSFSWWIIVVAQFVYIVWTPRCKRTWRGFSIRAFSGLWRFLKLSAASAVMLCLETWYYQIIVLIAGLLQDAEIALDSLSICMTITGWVFMVSVGFNAAASVRVGNELGAGHPKAAAFAVVMVTSSSFLISVVCAIIVLALRDVISYIFTEGETVSNAVSELSPYLAISIILNGIQPVLSGVAVGCGWQAFVAYVNVGCYYIVGIPLGCLLGFKFDFGAQGIWGGMIGGTFIQTVILIWVTFRTDWNKEVEKVRNRLDNWEDKKERSHEDLPIN from the exons ATGGGTAGTGCAGTGGAAACTCTATGTGGTCAAGCCTATGGAGCACATAAATATGAAATGCTGGGCATATACATGCAGAGATCAACAATCCTCCTCCTGGCAACTGGGATCCCACTTATGATAGTTTACATATTCTCCAAGCCCCTCTTGCTAGCCCTAGGTGAATCAGCCTCCATCTCAGCCGCAGCCGCGGTTTTCGTATACGGTCTGATCCCTCAAATATTTGCCTACGCTTGCAATTTCCCCATACAAAAATTCCTCCAAGCCCAGAGCATAGTGTTCCCTAGTGCCTACATCTCAGCAGGTGCACTTGTGGTGCACATAGTGTTAAGCTGGGTGGTGGTGTACAAACTGGATTGGGGTTTGCTGGGTGCGGCGTTGCTGCTGAGTTTTTCATGGTGGATTATAGTGGTGGCACAGTTTGTGTACATTGTTTGGACTCCAAGGTGCAAGCGTACATGGAGAGGTTTTAGCATTAGGGCATTTTCCGGTCTTTGGAGATTTTTGAAGTTGTCTGCAGCATCGGCCGTAATGTTATGCCTTGAGACTTGGTATTATCAAATTATAGTTTTGATTGCTGGGTTGCTTCAAGATGCTGAAATTGCCTTGGACTCCCTCTCTATCTG CATGACCATAACTGGATGGGTGTTCATGGTTTCTGTGGGGTTCAATGCTGCTGCAAG TGTGAGGGTCGGGAATGAGCTTGGGGCTGGGCATCCAAAAGCGGCTGCATTTGCAGTTGTGATGGTAACTTCAAGCTCCTTCCTCATCTCGGTGGTCTGTGCCATAATTGTACTTGCATTGCGAGATGTCATAAGTTACATTTTCACTGAGGGGGAAACAGTCTCTAATGCAGTCTCAGaactttctccttatcttgcaatATCTATCATTCTTAATGGTATTCAACCTGTTTTGTCAG GGGTGGCTGTTGGGTGTGGATGGCAAGCATTTGTGGCATATGTTAACGTGGGATGCTACTACATCGTTGGCATTCCATTGGGTTGCCTTCTTGGCTTCAAGTTCGACTTTGGAGCTCAG GGAATATGGGGTGGGATGATAGGAGGTACTTTTATACAGACTGTTATCTTAATATGGGTCACATTTCGGACTGATTGGAACAAAGAG GTTGAAAAGGTAAGGAATCGTTTGGACAATTGGGAAGACAAAAAGGAGCGTTCTCATGAGGATCTTCCGATTAATTAG